In Rutidosis leptorrhynchoides isolate AG116_Rl617_1_P2 chromosome 2, CSIRO_AGI_Rlap_v1, whole genome shotgun sequence, one genomic interval encodes:
- the LOC139891245 gene encoding probable protein phosphatase 2C 66, with amino-acid sequence MGACYSTTTKYKQHDPDDKWWKSQQGSNKTIRTPTDFKFIFSGAGGRTDERLLHHVPGRLYNNGSCSTACLHTQQGKKGTNQDAMIFWEKFNSKSDALFCGVFDGHGPCGHMVARKVRDLLPVILSTQWMDSTKIDPNCDDENGNVDGNIPEEELLEEYWCEQSDVEEKDTIPEKYLPLKKSILKSFKLIDKELKDNPSIDCFCSGTTAVTLIKQGQDLVIGNIGDSRAVLATRDDNNSLVAVQLTIDLKPNLPREAARIQQFNGRVFALQDEPEVSRVWLPHSDTPGLAMARAFGDFCLKDFGLISVPDVFYHHIIEKDEFVILATDGVWDVLSNKEAVDIVAAAPSRPTAARALVDCATRAWKLKYPTSKNDDCAVVCLYLDQKPAPISPEPPVKQEVKKPDIDSNLTQQEAIVDEPALEHSGTIRECSEIVADIESNKETVADNSIGVSKRSLAECISTTEDEGWSALEGVTRANSLLSIPRFFSHDKRSVSWRKSTSKK; translated from the exons ATGGGTGCTTGTTATTCAACAACCACCAAATACAAACAGCACGATCCTGATGATAAATGGTGGAAATCTCAACAGGGTTCTAATAAAACCATCCGTACACCCACCGATTTTAAATTCATTTTCTCCGGCGCCGGCGGCCGGACCGACGAACGGTTGCTCCACCATGTTCCCGGTAGACTTTACAATAACGGGTCTTGTTCTACCGCCTGTTTACATACCCAACAGGGCAAAAAAGGGACCAATCAAGATGCCATGATCTTTTGGGAG AAATTCAATTCAAAGAGTGATGCACTGTTTTGTGGAGTATTTGATGGGCATGGTCCTTGTGGTCATATGGTTGCTAGAAAAGTTCGTGATTTGCTTCCTGTTATATTGTCGACTCAATGGATGGACAGTACTAAAATCGATCCAAATTGTGATGATGAAAATGGTAATGTTGATGGAAATATACCCGAAGAGGAGTTATTAGAAGAATATTGGTGCGAACAATCGGATGTTGAGGAGAAAGATACGATTCCAGAAAAGTATCTGCCGCTTAAGAAGTCGATATTGAAATCTTTTAAGTTAATTGATAAGGAATTGAAGGATAATCCTTCAATCGATTGTTTCTGCAGTGGAACGACTGCTGTTACTTTGATCAAACAG GGACAGGATCTTGTGATTGGAAATATTGGCGACTCAAGGGCGGTGCTGGCGACCCGTGATGATAATAATTCATTAGTTGCTGTCCAGTTGACCATTGACTTGAAACCTAATCTCCCAA GAGAAGCCGCTAGGATCCAGCAATTTAACGGAAGGGTGTTTGCATTGCAAGACGAGCCGGAAGTATCTCGTGTATGGCTGCCGCATAGTGACACTCCTGGTTTAGCCATGGCTAGAGCTTTTGGGGATTTTTGTCTAAAGGATTTTGGTTTAATTTCTGTCCCGGATGTTTTTTACCATCATATTATTGAAAAAGACGAGTTTGTGATTCTTGCAACAGACGGG GTGTGGGACGTGCTCTCTAATAAGGAAGCGGTGGATATTGTGGCTGCCGCTCCTAGCCGACCAACTGCTGCCAGAGCTCTTGTTGACTGTGCTACAAGAGCATGGAAGCTCAAATACCCAACTTCCAAAAACGACGATTGTGCTGTTGTTTGTCTATATCTCGACCAAAAGCCTGCACCCATTTCACCCGAGCCACCTGTCAAGCAGGAAGTGAAAAAACCTGATATCGACAGTAATTTGACACAACAAGAAGCTATCGTTGATGAACCTGCACTTGAACATTCAGGCACTATTAGAGAATGTAGTGAAATTGTTGCTGATATCGAGTCAAATAAAGAAACAGTAGCTGATAACAGCATTGGAGTGTCTAAAAGGAGTCTAGCCGAATGCATATCGACAACTGAAGATGAAGGATGGTCGGCTCTTGAAGGCGTTACTCGTGCCAATAGTTTGCTAAGCATTCCCAGGTTTTTTTCGCATGACAAACGCTCAGTCAGTTGGAGAAAATCGACATCCAAGAAATGA